Genomic window (Prionailurus bengalensis isolate Pbe53 chromosome E3, Fcat_Pben_1.1_paternal_pri, whole genome shotgun sequence):
ggctatttcacttagcacaatgtcctcaaggttcatccatgttgcagcaggtgtcaaaaatttcttcttttgtaagaTTGAAAAACATTTCATAGTACTGTGtgccacatcttgtttatccattcatccatcaatggacacttcttagtttgcttctttttagctattgtgaataatgctgctacaaacatgggtGTATGAATATATCTTCAaatccctgctttcaatttttcgggataaatacccagaagtggaattgctgggtcatatggtaattccatttttaattttttgaggagctgccatactattttccacaatggTTACACCATTTGATCCTCCCTCCAACAGTCACAGTGGTTCAATTCCACCATGTCTTCACCCAAGAGCTTCCAGTTTTAAGAATGGATTTCACCCAATGGCATTTATTGTGATCACTGATATTTTGGAATCTTAGGTCATTTTACTCTGCAGCTTCCCTCTAGGATGCTAACTGTTGGAGGGAACAGTCTCTAGTCTGTCCTGCCTCTGGGTCACATAGTTAATTGTGTTTCATCACCCTTCTGGCTTTGTGGGCCCTGCTTTCTGGGAGGGTGGGCGACATAGGGTGACTGATGAATCACCAACTCCTGGTTTTAGCAATGGCAGTGTTGTGGTGGAACATGACGTCATCATGGAGGCAAACTACACTTCAGAGTTTGAGGAACTATTTGCAAACCTCTCTAAACTCATAAAGGTCAAGATTATGAATGAGACCAAAAGGCTATCTGGTGATTCTGAAGAGTGCAGAGGTAGGCTCTCCTAAAACCCCTTGACGTTGGTGGGGAAAGGGTAGGAATGCCTcagcctcccctcaccccatatctctcctcctttctggaACTCCAGAGACCTCCCTATAGGGATCCAGAAGCCAGGCCCCATTTCCCCAGACTCCAAAGTGCCCCCAACATCTCCCTGTCGTGGGCTCAGATTGTCATCAGCCCTAATGTTTCCATCTGAGCCTGCTTACAGGCCCAGCTGCATCTAGGGATGGGCCATGACCCTAGTAGCCCAGAgggaagtgtttttgttttgttctttaccACCATGCTTGGCAGCCTCCTCACATCTGTGCTTCAGTGAGGAAGCCACCATCGTGAGCGAGAACGTGATGCTGGGGTTTGACTTGAAGGGTAAGCATCTCTGCAGAGTGGTAGGTGTTGGGGGGGGACAGGGTGTGGGCAGTAAACATGAGGGCTGGTGGCGTTTTAACCAGGCTGtctacccttccccaccccccaccccccagagcaATGCACTCAGAAGGCTGCGAAGGACTATGCCCAGTTCTACTTTGTGGATGAGCTGGATGGGAAGTTGGCCTGTGTGACCAAATGCACCTCGGGGACGAAGTTGCAACTGAACTGTAATGAGGGAGAATGCCAGCTGCAACGCAGTGGCCCCCGCTGCCTGTGAGTGTCTAGCCCCTCTAAGGCCAGCCCACTCTCTCTAGTGGTAGGACCACACCCTCCACCATAGTTATGGGGCAGGGGTCAGGGTAGGGGGGGACGCAGAAGGAGTTGGGCACAGCTTACAAGACACGTCCTTCCCCACCCATCCCTCTTTCttctacccaggtgtcccttcacccccccccccacaagaggtgggggaggtgcaggTTATAGATGTGGGCATTCTAGGAGTGAGCAAGCCCCCTCCTGAGAAAGTTCTAGTCACCAATTCCcaaatctatatctatagatctcTTTCACTTTCCTTTCAATATCCCAGCTACAGTGCCATTATATCACTCCTAGCTATATATAGCTGGGGCATTAAGCTCAGGAGAGCATACATTAAagcatgaaatataaaaatggtaACAGGTCAGTCAAGGTGCCAGCTAGAGATTAGATGAGTGGGCACGATGTGTCTGGGACAAGGCATCTGACACTCAGATTCTGAATCCTGTTCTGCAATACTGaatccccacctcctctctgccccttagTCTTGGGGAGCCTCCTAACCTGGGTCCCTCCTAACCAGTGCCTGCCCTTCCTTGGAGGGAGAGCTGGCTTCCTGTGCTttggcattgatttttttcttttgcaagattgGGTGTGAGGGATGTTGGTGGACTGGCCTGAGCTTGCGTGTGTCTCCAGATGCCCAACCTCGGACACACACTGGTACTGGGGAGAGACGTGTGCATTGAGCACCAGCAAGAGCCTGGTGTACGGGAGTGTGGGGGCCGTGGGAGCACTGCTGGTGGTCATGGTGGTGATCCTGACTGTCTTCCTTGGCCGATCCCAGAGAAAACTGCACAGGTGAGCTTATGGATTTGGGCCCAGGGAAAGGGGGCCACAAGACCCCAAggctctcctccttcccctcagcGTTTGGAAGTCTGCTGGGGACCCAGCCCCACTCAGTTCTGGTTAACAGCACAGGGCAGCCCGCTGATCTGATCTGTTTGGCAGAGAGATGCGACCAAACACTTGTGTCCTGAAATTGGATTATGTGATGACATTACCTGGTGTTATCACTTTGGCTGCCACAGGGCACCCCTGGGGATGAGCTCTCCAGCATTGCTTTCCCAGCagtaaaatgggggggggggcgggaatctaCCCTGAGATGGTTGAGAAGCACAGGGCAGAGCACCTCCGGCAGCCAGAGAGGGGTTCCTCTGATTCTGGTCCATTGCTCCCATCTCACCGATAATGGAACTCctgtggaagggaggagggggaagggcaggccttggagatgttttgttttctgccacCACCCTGGGGGCAGGCCCctccctgacccagggcttggCAGTGACAGCCCTTTCCAGAAGCCAAAGGTCAGGGCCCTCTAagctccctccacctccctgccgCCAGCTGCTCAGGGTGTTTCTGTTGGCAGGCAAGAATACAATTTGTGGCAAGGAGAAGATCTTCCTGGCGGCTTCCAGAACACAGGCATCTGGGAAGGTACTTCTCACCAGAGGCAAGGGTGGGGGCAAAGCTGGTGGGTGGAGATAGGCCGAGAAGGCATCACAGCCAGACACGATGTGGCTGTGGGGGCTGCGTGGGTCCTGCCAGCTGGTTTTACAGGTGCTGCGCCCCTGGGCTAGGCCAGTTTCTCTGCAGCCTCCTGACCCCTGAGCCCCCCACGTGGTCCTTGCCGACCCTCgtcttttctctgctcctccccatgcccaccctttccctcccccatgcctTTGCAAGTACTGCACCTCTGTCTGGAAGGTTCCCCTTGCTGGGGGCTCTGCAAGTCCCAATCccactctgtctcccactctggTTCAAACACTGCCTCTCCATGGAGCATCCCGTGTGTTCGGGCTCTTCTGATTCCCAGTTGCCATGGAAAGCCACCATGTCCCGCAAGCCACCATGTCCTGTGGTGCAGGGAGATGAAGAATCTCTAGCCACCACCATCCCTGCCCCTGGGCAAGTCCTGCCCTCCCAGTT
Coding sequences:
- the LOC122472059 gene encoding mucin-12-like, which codes for MDLGPGKGGHKTPRLSSFPSAFGTPSTSLPPAAQGVSVGRQEYNLWQGEDLPGGFQNTGIWEDENLKEDRFALENIYSHFQPSLENVDPTTELHIQRPRVLTTAQ